GAGCGATCGGTTCACAGGGAAGCGTCAACCGAACAGATCCATCTGCGTCGGTTTGGGTGATTCGATCTGGAGGGCAGGCGCGGTCGCGGGAGTGTCGTGTATTGGGTTGGCTGCTTTGGTGTGTTTGTCGAGGAATTCCTTGAGTTTTTTGAAATCCTCTTTGAGCGGCGCCAACAGGTTGCCTTGGTGCAGGGCCGCGGCCGGATGCAAGAGAGGAAACAACACAAAGTCTTTCAGGTAAAAGGCCTGCGCTTTGACCTTGGTAATGCCGACCTTGCGTCCCAGCAAGGTTTGCGTGGCCCAGTTGCCGAGCGAACAGACCAGTTGCGGACGGATCAGTTGAATTTGCCGGAGCAGAAACGGTTTGCACGTGTCCACTTCGTCCGTCTCCGGGTCTCGGTTGTTTGGCGGGCGGCATTTGATGACGTTGGCGATGTAGATCTGATCGCGCGACAGTCCCGCCGAGGCGAGCAAATCGTTCAACAGTTTTCCCGCCGCGCCCACAAACGGCTCGCCCTGCTGATCTTCATGGAAGCCCGGCGCTTCGCCCACGAACATAATGCTGGCCTGTGGGTTGCCCACGCCGAAGACGACTTGCGTGCGGCCCAGCCTGGCCAGTTTGCATCGCTGGCAGTTGACGAGGGACTGGGCAAGCTCCTGGAGCGGTGTCGTCATCATGCAAGGGGTGAAGGAAAGATGGGCCATCTTAGAAAGGCCCGCCGGCAATGTCAATCGCGACCCACGACCGAGGAAAAAGCTTCGGCCGCTCAGCCTGCGATCCGGCCGCGGATGATGTCCGTGCAACGTCGCGCACTGGCGATCGCGCTTTCAACGTTGGCCGGCCATCCGGTGTCCGTCCATGGGCCGGCGAGGAGAAGATTGGGCAGGGGACTTTGCTGAAGCGGTCTGCGCAATGTCGCGCCGGGCCGGAGCGACAGCGCAGCATGGTCGTCGCGATGGACGACGCCGGATTGATCATGACGCGGCGTGCCGTGGGGAAAAATCCGTCGGAGTTCTTCGTATCCAAGGCGAAGCAGGCTGTCGTCGGTGGATTCCGTCAGGGGCGAATGACCGATCATCGAAAGCCGATACGTCGTTTCATTCGGTCCCGATGGCGCAACGACCAAGTAATGAAACAGCTCTCCGCCCAGCAAAACCAATCGGGGAAACGGAGCGGTCGATGGTCGTCGAAACTCCACCATGACTTCGGGCAGCGGTTCCAGCTCGGCGAGCTGCGCGAAATAGGCGTAGCGTGCGAGAAGTTGTTCCGGCAACAAGGCGAGCAGTTTTCGATAAGGAAGAGCGGCGATGTACCACTGGGCGCGAAGAGAACCGCCGTCGTGGAGCCGGACTTCTTCAATACCGCGCGGTCCGATTCGAAGCAGCGGGGGTTCTGTCTGGCGCAGGACTTGGGCTCCCTGCCGTTCCAGTGCGTGCCGCATCGGACCTATCAAACGATCACCGATGGATCCGTAACGATATGTGAGAGAAGCGTCCCGGGCCTTTCCGAGAAACAGAACCGACAGTTGCCGGATGAAAACGGAGCCGGCGAGACGTTCAAGACCGTTTCCGGTCAACCACAGGCCGAGCGGGTTCCAGATGTATGTTCGGCTTTCCGGGCTCTGTCCGATCGACGCCAGCCATTCATCGGCCGTCCGATTGTCCAAATCGGCCGGGAGCGATTCCGTCCCTTCCCAGATTCGTTCCACATAGGTGAGCAATCGCCAGCGGTCACGCCGGGTGAGGCCCTCAAAACGAGAAAGACCGGCGATCCACTGTAAAATTCCAGGAAGGCGAGCGGGAAAATAGGCGGCGGTTTGCCCGTCGGGCAAGAGAAATTCGAGGGGAATGGTTCTGTCCGCCCGCAAGGCGGCGTCCTGCTCGACCGGATGAATCGCCCGTGATGTTTCCCCGTGCCCTCCGAATGTCATCGGCATGGCGTCGTTTTTGTCGGTCTTGTAGCCGTCTTCCCAGTTGAGGAAGTCCAGCAGGGTGACTCGGTGGCTTTCTTCGGTCAGGAGGGAGGCCGCCGCCGATCCGGTCAGGCCTGCGCCTAAAATGAGGACGGTTTGTGAAGCTCCGGCGATCACGAAAATCGGGAGCCGCGAGCCCACACGCCGAACGCCACTGCAAGCCGGTGAGGGGTGGACAGGGTGACGCGAGGCCCGAATACTTGGTAATCGGTTCGCTCGATCTTGCCGAGAATGCGGCTGTAAATGGCGCGCATGATCTCCGCCACGACGAGGGCGCGGCGTTCGGATGGGGTCAGCGCCGTGAAGGCGGAACGGGCTTTTTCATAGTAATGACGGGCGCGGGCCGCTTCTTTTTTCATGAGAGTCTTGAATTCCGGAGTGTAGATTTTTTTCAAGACGCCCCGTTCCGGACAGTTGCAGGCTTGGAGGTCGTCGAGAGGAAGATAAATGCGATTGTCGTCCGCGTCAACGCCGACGTCGCGCAGGATATTGGTCAGTTGGAAGGCCATGCCGAGGGCGACGGCATAATCCTGCGCCCGAGGCGACGTGACGCCGAAGATGTGAAGGCAAATGAGCCCCACGACAGACGCCACCCGATAGCAATAAAGGGACAGCTCGTCGAATGTGACGTACCGGTTGTTCAATAGATCCATTTCGACGCCCTTGATCAGTTCTTCAAAATAAACTTTGGGGATCGAAAAGGTCTTAATATGGCGCGCGAGGCTGACGGCAATCGGCGAAACGGGAGTGCCGCCGTAGGCGGCGTCGAGCTCGGCCCGCCATTGTCGCAGCACTTCCTTGGGGTCGCTCCCCGCCGGCGGTTCATCGACCGCGCTGTCCACCGCTTTGCAGAACGCATAGACGGTATACATGGCGTTGCGCGACGCTTTGGGTAGGAAGAGAAACGAATAATAAAAGTTGCTGCCGCTTTTCTTGGTATAGGCGGTGCAGTACGCCTGCGCTTCGTCGACGGTCATGCCGGCCATAGACGGGCTTTCATCTCTGCCAATTTGATCGTGTGCAAGCCGGAGGTGACAGCGTCCGCTTCCCGCAGGTCTTGAACGGTATGGGTGTTGGTCACGGCCAATACTTTCATTCCCGCGGATTTGGCCGCCCTGATCCCCGGCAGAGAGTCTTCGATGACCAGACAGACGTCGGGCGTCAGCGCGGCGTCGGGCCGTTCTTGATTCAATCCGGCCAACGCGCGCAGAAACGGCTCGGGATCCGGCTTGCTGTTCGCGACGTCCTCCGCGCTGGTGATATGACAAAACGCTTTCCGGATGCCGGCCTGTTCCAACACCAGTTCTATTTCCGCCCGCAACGCGCCGGAGGCGATCGCCACCGGATAGACCGACGCGGCTTCTTCGACGAACTCTCTGACGCCGGGGAAAATGACGAGATGGTCGCGGACGGAGGCTAGATAAGCTCGGGCTTTTTCCCGCATCAAGTCGTGCGCGATGGACTCCGTAACCGGTATTCGGTTCGCCCGCAGCGCCTCCACAATGCAGCCGCGATCGTCGAAACCGAGGTAGTTGGCATAGTAGTCCGCTTCGGTCAATGCCACGCCGACCGTCGCGAGCGTGCGGCGCAGCGCCTCGAAGTGAAGGGGTTCGGTGTCGGCAATGACTCCGTCGAAATCAAAAATCACGGCGCGCATGGGCTGTTCGCTGTTCCAGACTGTGAGAAGGACGTCGAGCGCGCGGCATTATAACACAGAGGTTGACGGCATGGAGGCCGTGACGTTCCCCTGTACGTCGTCGAGTGCGAACTTCCGGTTCCCGAATGGAACGATCAGGGTTTGGCCCGAAGTTGTTTTTCTTGGAGCCAACCGGTCGTGCCGTAGTCGCTTCGGACGTAGTACACCCAGCCGCTGTCCTGCAATTCCCCGTCGAGGATCGTGAAGACGGTTCCTGGAGGAACGGCCGGGCCTCGCGTTGTTCCTGCCGCGTCGCGCGACAGGGCGACCTTTTCGCGTGGAGCATCGGGATTCGGCAGCAGCGCGACCCGCTGGCCCTCTTCAAAGAGAGGAGGGGCGGAATCCGTGGCCGATGGCACGGCTTCGGCGGCCGACGGCGCGGTCGTCCCATTGGGTTGAGTTGCCGGGGTAGGAATCGGCGGGAGATTCGTCTGGGGCGAAGCCGGCGATGACGAGGCAGAGTCGGCCGTCTCGGTCGGCCGATCACTCGCCGATGGCACGGCGGATCCCGTCGGCGGAGCCGGTTGAACGGACGGGGCGCTGTGACCGGCGGCCGGTGAAGCCGGTTTCCTCGCAACCGGCGGCGCGGGCTCCGGCGTGTCGTTGAGAAACGGTCCGACGACGTCCATGACGAGATTCGGTTCCATCGCAACGTAGGCGCCGCCGCCGATCAAGACCAGCAGAAGAACCCACATCAGGGGGCTTTTCCCCGGTTTTTTAGGCGGAGTTTTCAAGGGCGAGGGCGAGCGGATGTTCGATGTTTGCTCCAACTCTTCTTCCGTAAATTCCAAGTCCGGTTCCGGCTGACGCGCGAAAAAGAGGCTCCAGATCGGCAGGTTGCCGGGTATGGACGGGCCGTCGGTCGCAAACATCATAGACCTCCTCTGGCGGAATACTCAGCGATGAAGAACATGAGGGTGTACTTATCACCAAGCTGCCGACGTGTCAATTTTGCGCGGAATTTCAGCGGAGTGGAAAAGCAAATCGTTGACGTCAACACGATGAGACGCGGGAGCAGGTCAACACCTGGTGCTGTCGGCTTCCGGATCGATAGACGGTCAGACCTTTGCAGTTGAGTTTATGGGCGAGCAAGAACGCGTCGGCCACGTCCTGGGGCGTGGCCGACGCGGGAAGGTTGATCGTCTTCGAGACGCCGCTGTCGCTGTATTTTTGGAAGGCCGCTTGCACGCGAACGTGATGGGTCGGACTGATATCGTGCGCGGTGACGAACAGGCGGCGGAGATCCTCCGGAATCGAAGTCACGTGTTGGATGGATTCTTGTCGACCGACCTCGCGGCGCAGGGTTTCAAGGGGGAGCTTTCTCGCGCGGGCTTGTTTGAGAAATTCCGGATGAAGCCGTTCTAAATGAACGTTCTCCATGACGGAGTGGACGACGTTGATTCCGTAAAGGGGTTCGATGCCGGCCGAACAGTCCGCCAGGATACTGATCGTGCCGGTGGGAGCGATGGTCGTGACGGTCGCATGCCGCCGCTCCCGCCCCTCCGCTTGCAAGCGGCTGCCCGCGTAGGCGGGAAACGTTCCCCGTTCCACGGCCAGTCGCCGGGAAGCCTCGTGAGCCCGGGATTGTATGAACCCCATCAGTTCTTCCGCGATCCGCAGCGCCTCGTCGCTGTCGTAGGGCACGCCGAGTCCGATCAAGAGATCGGCGAAGCCCATGATCCCCAGTCCTATTTTCCTCGTCCGCTTGGTGTGCGTTTCAATAAGCGGCACCGGGAATTTGGTGCGATCGATGACGTTGTCAAGGAATCGGACGGCGAGCGGAATGACGGCGGCGAGTCGATCGTAGTCGATGGCCGGCGAGCCGTTTCGTTCAACGACGAATTTGGCGGCATTGATGGAGCCGAGCGTGCAGGATTCGTACGGCAGCAATGGTTGCTCGCCGCAGGGATTGGTGGCTTCGATGGAACCGAGGTGGGGAGTGGGGTTGGCTCGATTGATCGCGTCGAGAAACACGACGCCCGGTTCTCCCGAGTGCCAAGCGGCCTGAACCAGCCGGTCGAAGACCACTGCGGCCGGCAGACGACGAACCGGCCGACCGGTGCGCGGATTGACCAGCGCATAGGTGCGGCGCCGCGCGACCGCCTGAATGAATCGGTCGGTCAGGCCGACGGAGAGGTTGAAATTGCTCATCTCGCCGGGCCGTCGTTTCAGGTCGATGAACTCCAGGATATCGGGATGGTCGACGCGCAGAATTCCCATGTTGGCGCCGCGTCTCGTTCCGCCCTGCTTGATGACGTCCGTCGCCAGATTGAAGAGGCGCATGAAGGAAACCGGGCCCGACGCCGGTCCGCCGGTGCTGGCGATGCGATCGCCTTGAGGGCGGAGGCGACTGAACGAAAATCCCGTGCCCCCGCCGGATTGATGGACGAGCGCCTGCTGCTTGAGCGATTCGAAAATGGATTCCAACGAGTCCTCCACCGGCAGCACGAAACAGGCCGACAGTTGCTGGAGGGGGCGGCCCGCGTTCATGAGCGTCGGCGAGTTCGGCAGAAAAACCAGCGAGGCCATCAGTTCATAAAATTGACGAGCCAGCGCGTGGAGGTGCGCCGCCGATGAAGAATGCCGCTCCCCTGACGCGATATCGCGGGCGACGCGCCACAACATGGCGTGTGAAGATTCGGCGACGGCTCCGCCGGGGCCTTTGGCCAGATACCGCTGCCGCAGCACGACGCGCGCATTCCGCGAAAATTTCGGTTGTGGCAGCCGACGTGGTGCGACCATGGGAACATTATCTCATACTGTGGGAGCGGTCAGTGATAAAGAGTCCGCCGCCGTTCGGCCTTCCTCTTGAAACTTGTGGGACCGGCAGGCACAATGACGGCCGTCAGACCATGAAATCCTACCGCGAAGAACTCTGGTTCGAAACCAAAACGAGACGGGCTTATCTCAACATCACCCCGCAGGTTGAAGCGGCGGTCAAGAGAAGCGGAGTGCGGGAGGGCTTGGTATTGGTGAACGCCATGCACATCACCGCCAGCGTCTACATCAATGACGACGAGCCAGGCCTCTTGCGCGACTACGACGAGTTTCTCGAACGGCTCGCTCCGCACGACGCGCGCTATCG
This sequence is a window from Candidatus Nitrospira inopinata. Protein-coding genes within it:
- a CDS encoding FAD-dependent oxidoreductase codes for the protein MGSRLPIFVIAGASQTVLILGAGLTGSAAASLLTEESHRVTLLDFLNWEDGYKTDKNDAMPMTFGGHGETSRAIHPVEQDAALRADRTIPLEFLLPDGQTAAYFPARLPGILQWIAGLSRFEGLTRRDRWRLLTYVERIWEGTESLPADLDNRTADEWLASIGQSPESRTYIWNPLGLWLTGNGLERLAGSVFIRQLSVLFLGKARDASLTYRYGSIGDRLIGPMRHALERQGAQVLRQTEPPLLRIGPRGIEEVRLHDGGSLRAQWYIAALPYRKLLALLPEQLLARYAYFAQLAELEPLPEVMVEFRRPSTAPFPRLVLLGGELFHYLVVAPSGPNETTYRLSMIGHSPLTESTDDSLLRLGYEELRRIFPHGTPRHDQSGVVHRDDHAALSLRPGATLRRPLQQSPLPNLLLAGPWTDTGWPANVESAIASARRCTDIIRGRIAG
- a CDS encoding SH3 domain-containing protein, producing the protein MMFATDGPSIPGNLPIWSLFFARQPEPDLEFTEEELEQTSNIRSPSPLKTPPKKPGKSPLMWVLLLVLIGGGAYVAMEPNLVMDVVGPFLNDTPEPAPPVARKPASPAAGHSAPSVQPAPPTGSAVPSASDRPTETADSASSSPASPQTNLPPIPTPATQPNGTTAPSAAEAVPSATDSAPPLFEEGQRVALLPNPDAPREKVALSRDAAGTTRGPAVPPGTVFTILDGELQDSGWVYYVRSDYGTTGWLQEKQLRAKP
- a CDS encoding secondary thiamine-phosphate synthase enzyme YjbQ, whose translation is MKSYREELWFETKTRRAYLNITPQVEAAVKRSGVREGLVLVNAMHITASVYINDDEPGLLRDYDEFLERLAPHDARYRHNDTGEDNGDAHVKRQIMRREVVVAITGGKLDFGPWEQIFYGEFDGRRRKRVLVKIIGE
- a CDS encoding HAD family hydrolase; the encoded protein is MRAVIFDFDGVIADTEPLHFEALRRTLATVGVALTEADYYANYLGFDDRGCIVEALRANRIPVTESIAHDLMREKARAYLASVRDHLVIFPGVREFVEEAASVYPVAIASGALRAEIELVLEQAGIRKAFCHITSAEDVANSKPDPEPFLRALAGLNQERPDAALTPDVCLVIEDSLPGIRAAKSAGMKVLAVTNTHTVQDLREADAVTSGLHTIKLAEMKARLWPA
- a CDS encoding uracil-DNA glycosylase, producing the protein MMTTPLQELAQSLVNCQRCKLARLGRTQVVFGVGNPQASIMFVGEAPGFHEDQQGEPFVGAAGKLLNDLLASAGLSRDQIYIANVIKCRPPNNRDPETDEVDTCKPFLLRQIQLIRPQLVCSLGNWATQTLLGRKVGITKVKAQAFYLKDFVLFPLLHPAAALHQGNLLAPLKEDFKKLKEFLDKHTKAANPIHDTPATAPALQIESPKPTQMDLFG
- the hpnD gene encoding presqualene diphosphate synthase HpnD; this encodes MAGMTVDEAQAYCTAYTKKSGSNFYYSFLFLPKASRNAMYTVYAFCKAVDSAVDEPPAGSDPKEVLRQWRAELDAAYGGTPVSPIAVSLARHIKTFSIPKVYFEELIKGVEMDLLNNRYVTFDELSLYCYRVASVVGLICLHIFGVTSPRAQDYAVALGMAFQLTNILRDVGVDADDNRIYLPLDDLQACNCPERGVLKKIYTPEFKTLMKKEAARARHYYEKARSAFTALTPSERRALVVAEIMRAIYSRILGKIERTDYQVFGPRVTLSTPHRLAVAFGVWARGSRFS
- a CDS encoding adenosylcobalamin-dependent ribonucleoside-diphosphate reductase, whose protein sequence is MVAPRRLPQPKFSRNARVVLRQRYLAKGPGGAVAESSHAMLWRVARDIASGERHSSSAAHLHALARQFYELMASLVFLPNSPTLMNAGRPLQQLSACFVLPVEDSLESIFESLKQQALVHQSGGGTGFSFSRLRPQGDRIASTGGPASGPVSFMRLFNLATDVIKQGGTRRGANMGILRVDHPDILEFIDLKRRPGEMSNFNLSVGLTDRFIQAVARRRTYALVNPRTGRPVRRLPAAVVFDRLVQAAWHSGEPGVVFLDAINRANPTPHLGSIEATNPCGEQPLLPYESCTLGSINAAKFVVERNGSPAIDYDRLAAVIPLAVRFLDNVIDRTKFPVPLIETHTKRTRKIGLGIMGFADLLIGLGVPYDSDEALRIAEELMGFIQSRAHEASRRLAVERGTFPAYAGSRLQAEGRERRHATVTTIAPTGTISILADCSAGIEPLYGINVVHSVMENVHLERLHPEFLKQARARKLPLETLRREVGRQESIQHVTSIPEDLRRLFVTAHDISPTHHVRVQAAFQKYSDSGVSKTINLPASATPQDVADAFLLAHKLNCKGLTVYRSGSRQHQVLTCSRVSSC